The following proteins are co-located in the Palaemon carinicauda isolate YSFRI2023 chromosome 3, ASM3689809v2, whole genome shotgun sequence genome:
- the Atg8a gene encoding gamma-aminobutyric acid receptor-associated protein — protein MKWQYKEEHPFEKRRAEGEKIRKKYPDRVPVIVEKAPKARIGDLDKKKYLVPSDLTVGQFYFLIRKRIHLRPEDALFFFVNNVIPPTSATMGSLYQEHHEEDFFLYIAYSDESVYGELC, from the exons ATGAAGTGGCAATACAAGGAGGAGCATCCCTTCGAGAAGAGGAGGGCAGAAGGAGAGAAAATCAGAAAGAAGTATCCTGATAGAGTCCCC GTAATTGTAGAAAAGGCCCCCAAAGCTCGAATTGGTGATCTGGACAAGAAGAAGTATCTCGTTCCAAGTGACCTTACAGTCGGCCAGTTTTATTTCCTAATTCGTAAGCGTATTCACCTTCGACCAGAGGATGCTCTCTTCTTCTTTGTCAATAATGTTATTCCTCCTACCTCTGCAACTATGGGCTCACTTTACCAG gaacaCCACGAAGAAGACTTTTTCTTGTACATAGCATACAGTGACGAAAGCGTCTACGGCGAATTATGTTGA